The Penaeus monodon isolate SGIC_2016 chromosome 13, NSTDA_Pmon_1, whole genome shotgun sequence genome contains a region encoding:
- the LOC119579949 gene encoding putative uncharacterized protein DDB_G0290521 codes for MVYPTPTPTPTPYPLPVRRVLCSAPPRTPCPYPPPYPRESIPADPAFVPTSMARKSSRSALSYGSSDHVWRDAYPLASAAGRSLIPARPPAPILLHFKLPPPTHPRTLTLTLALAHTLYLNLILTHPHTFTYTLNFILILTHVHPFTHTPSPAPTSSSSPLPTLTPSPTISPSPTPTSFPSPKPTCSPIPSPSPTPTLRPPLPLLFHRV; via the exons ATGGTGTATCCCAcgcccacccccacgcccacgccctacCCACTCCCTGTGAGAAGGGTACTCTGCTCTGCACCACCCCGTACCCCctgcccttacccccctccctatcctcgtGAAAG TATCCCCGCAGACCCCGCCTTTGTCCCCACTTCTATGGCGCGGAAGTCCAGTCGCTCTGCCTTATCCTATGGGAGTTCCGACCATGTGTGGCGCGACGCATATCCTCTCGCCTCCGCCGCCGGCCGCTCATTAATTCCGGCGcgg CCACCAGCACCAATTCTGCTTCACTTTAAACTACCTCCTCCAACGCACCCAcgcactctcaccctcaccctcgctcTCGCCCACACTCTCTACCTAAACCTCatcctcacccacccacacaccttcACCTACACTCTCaacttcatcctcatcctcacccacgTTCACCCCTTCACCCACACTCCGTCTCCTGCACCCACATCCTCATCCTCGCCCTTACCTACGCTCACACCTTCACCCACGAtttcaccctcacccacacccacatccttcccctctcccaaacCCACATGCTCACCCATACCCTCGCCCTCACCCACGCCCACACTCCGTCCACCCTTACCCCTGCTATTCCATCGTGTCTGA